The Vicia villosa cultivar HV-30 ecotype Madison, WI linkage group LG1, Vvil1.0, whole genome shotgun sequence genome includes a region encoding these proteins:
- the LOC131623623 gene encoding uncharacterized protein LOC131623623: MGSSSAFFVICILHSIIAVTSGALMMFYMKEVYTFGHGVQTATKLLGSTPHDQLLIRTSDSFSGLLLVAIGFLIFMVSFVKDRDFQHLFAKGCILLHVFMALWRIYFERKVEDLAWDWLRQTVGDVLLALSWVFFLIYSWREKYD; the protein is encoded by the coding sequence ATGGGATCGTCATCGGCGTTCTTCGTCATCTGCATTCTCCACTCCATCATCGCCGTCACGAGCGGCGCTCTCATGATGTTCTACATGAAAGAGGTCTACACGTTCGGCCACGGCGTTCAAACAGCAACAAAGCTTCTCGGATCCACGCCGCACGATCAGCTCCTCATCAGAACCTCCGATTCGTTCTCCGGTTTGTTGCTTGTTGCGATTGGATTTCTCATTTTCATGGTTTCGTTTGTTAAGGATCGCGATTTTCAACACCTGTTTGCTAAGGGGTGTATTTTGTTGCATGTGTTTATGGCCTTGTGGAGGATTTATTTTGAACGGAAGGTGGAGGATCTTGCTTGGGATTGGCTTAGGCAAACTGTGGGTGATGTTCTCTTGGCACTTTCTTGGGTTTTCTTCCTTATTTACTCGTGGAGAGAGAAGTAtgattag